A genomic region of Dermacentor andersoni chromosome 9, qqDerAnde1_hic_scaffold, whole genome shotgun sequence contains the following coding sequences:
- the LOC126528435 gene encoding uncharacterized protein isoform X1, which translates to MTQLHSSQSVAVAMTLIAKKKKKKINSFCICGSIFSNYITIKRSDAIMCRYKMCLWLFEFSASYIFIWSLHLFFLALKLQTKTAGLRAHGERNGKNRKDAIIPFPFLFFFVFCVRECVLRLSCATNIADRALTPSRFSIPKLKQHNRPHPTYIPHSNLARHIACRITRPNGCAHAVSLVMACDLLRAYRNAENFIWCCSTALHADAPQAADTLSPVEHSSSHLDPWQLLDANGPNEEMRVVHASASVLEEPKPVASRSNRSTAAILSARPFQCHYCPMGFASESDLARHERTHTGERPFRCTHCSVSFSRKDHLGVHMRSHTGERPFRCDRCTKAFTRTDHLRRHVQMHHP; encoded by the exons ATGACACAACTTCACAGCTCACAAAGCGTTGCAGTTGCCATGACgctcatagcaaaaaaaaaaaaaaaaaaaatcaatagcTTTTGCATATGTGGTTCTATCTTTTCAAACTACATAACAATAAAGCGAAGTGATGCAATTATGTGTAGATATAAAATGTGCCTTTGGCTATTTGAGTTTTCAGCATCTTATATATTTATTTGGtcgcttcatttattttttcttgcactgAAACTGCAAACCAAAACCGCGGGGCTGCGAGCGCATGGTGAACGCAACGGTAAAAATAGAAAAGACGCAATAATTcctttcccatttctttttttttttgtcttttgtgtgcgCGAGTGCGTGTTGCGTTTATCCTGCGctacaaacatcgcagatcgcgcGCTAACGCCCTCCAGATTCAGCATTCCGAAACTGAAGCAACATAACAGACCGCATCCCACATACATTCCTCACTCAAATTTGGCCAGACACATCGCTTGTCGCATCACGCGTCCTAATGGCTGCGCCCATGCAGTTTCTCTC GTAATGGCATGTGACTTGCTACGAGCCTACAGGAATGCTGAAAATTTCATTTGGTGCTGCTCTACTGCCCTTC ACGCAGATGCGCCACAAGCTGCAGACACCTTGTCGCCGGTCGAGCATTCCAGTAGCCACTTGGATCCCTGGCAGTTGCTGGACGCCAACGGTCCGAACGAAGAGATGCGGGTGGTGCATGCGAGTGCCTCTGTGCTAGAAGAACCAAAG CCTGTGGCCAGCAGGAGTAACCGCAGCACGGCAGCCATCCTCTCGGCGCGTCCTTTTCAGTGCCACTACTGTCCGATGGGCTTCGCCAGCGAGTCTGACCTGGCTCgacacgaacgcacacacacgGGAGAGCGGCCCTTCCGTTGCACACACTGCTCGGTGTCATTTTCACGCAAGGACCACCTGGGTGTGCACATGCGCAGCCATACGGGTGAGCGGCCCTTCAGGTGCGACCGCTGCACCAAGGCTTTCACTAGGACAGACCACCTTCGGCGACATGTCCAGATGCACCACCCTTGA
- the LOC126528435 gene encoding uncharacterized protein isoform X2, whose product MLPMRASPIVTFKVMACDLLRAYRNAENFIWCCSTALHADAPQAADTLSPVEHSSSHLDPWQLLDANGPNEEMRVVHASASVLEEPKPVASRSNRSTAAILSARPFQCHYCPMGFASESDLARHERTHTGERPFRCTHCSVSFSRKDHLGVHMRSHTGERPFRCDRCTKAFTRTDHLRRHVQMHHP is encoded by the exons ATGCTACCTATGCGGGCGTCTCCAATTGTTACCTTTAAG GTAATGGCATGTGACTTGCTACGAGCCTACAGGAATGCTGAAAATTTCATTTGGTGCTGCTCTACTGCCCTTC ACGCAGATGCGCCACAAGCTGCAGACACCTTGTCGCCGGTCGAGCATTCCAGTAGCCACTTGGATCCCTGGCAGTTGCTGGACGCCAACGGTCCGAACGAAGAGATGCGGGTGGTGCATGCGAGTGCCTCTGTGCTAGAAGAACCAAAG CCTGTGGCCAGCAGGAGTAACCGCAGCACGGCAGCCATCCTCTCGGCGCGTCCTTTTCAGTGCCACTACTGTCCGATGGGCTTCGCCAGCGAGTCTGACCTGGCTCgacacgaacgcacacacacgGGAGAGCGGCCCTTCCGTTGCACACACTGCTCGGTGTCATTTTCACGCAAGGACCACCTGGGTGTGCACATGCGCAGCCATACGGGTGAGCGGCCCTTCAGGTGCGACCGCTGCACCAAGGCTTTCACTAGGACAGACCACCTTCGGCGACATGTCCAGATGCACCACCCTTGA